A window from Flavobacterium sp. 83 encodes these proteins:
- a CDS encoding hydroxymethylglutaryl-CoA synthase family protein, translated as MKTGIDSISFDVAKIHLPIKTLAKARNIEPEKLEKGLGLIKMTLPDTHQDTVVFAANALTKLIQENKLDLNEIARIYVGTESAIDSSKPISSFLIALMEQKFGENTLSECDVVDFTFACIGGVDALQNCVDFIKLNPTKKAIVVSTDFAKYDLNSTGEYTQGAGALAMLITSNPRIIAFENNWATSTKGVFDFFKPFRTLSKEAITGNTNNESWFDNLEAEIEIHKDQPVFDGQYSNQCYMDRTRNAYFSFKKLKNTSETIYNSWESIIMHLPYAFQGRRMLSEIYALDAENKIISGNEDASEYQNKLRGISKSEEYQNFVNEKLMPAELASSLIGNLYTGSIFMGLLSTLAHFYDTNKEITNSKFGFLAYGSGSKSKVFEGEIQPDWKNAIANSNLFETLEKSFEIDFPTYEKLHKKEQKQSILLPKNEWILDRIEKEIPNLLGARYYKWVD; from the coding sequence ATGAAAACAGGAATTGATTCCATCTCTTTTGATGTTGCCAAAATACACTTACCAATTAAAACTTTGGCAAAAGCCAGAAATATTGAACCTGAAAAATTAGAAAAAGGTCTTGGTTTAATCAAAATGACACTACCAGACACACATCAAGATACCGTAGTTTTTGCAGCAAACGCTTTGACAAAACTGATTCAAGAAAATAAACTGGATTTGAATGAAATTGCAAGAATATATGTTGGGACTGAAAGTGCTATCGACAGTTCAAAACCTATAAGTTCTTTTTTAATTGCCTTAATGGAACAAAAATTTGGAGAAAACACTTTATCCGAATGTGATGTAGTCGATTTTACATTTGCTTGTATTGGCGGTGTTGATGCATTGCAAAACTGTGTCGATTTTATAAAACTAAACCCTACCAAAAAAGCAATCGTTGTCAGTACTGATTTTGCCAAATACGATTTGAATTCAACTGGAGAATACACACAAGGAGCCGGAGCTTTAGCAATGTTAATCACTTCAAACCCCAGAATTATTGCTTTCGAAAATAATTGGGCAACCAGCACTAAAGGTGTTTTTGACTTTTTCAAACCATTCAGAACACTTTCAAAAGAAGCAATCACAGGAAATACAAATAACGAATCTTGGTTTGATAATCTTGAAGCCGAAATAGAAATTCACAAAGACCAACCGGTTTTTGACGGACAATATTCCAACCAATGCTATATGGATCGTACGAGAAACGCCTATTTCTCGTTCAAAAAATTAAAAAACACAAGCGAAACAATCTATAATTCATGGGAAAGCATCATCATGCATTTGCCTTATGCGTTTCAAGGACGCCGCATGTTATCTGAGATTTATGCTTTGGACGCAGAAAATAAAATTATTTCTGGAAATGAAGATGCTTCGGAATACCAGAACAAATTGAGAGGAATAAGCAAATCTGAAGAATACCAAAATTTTGTAAATGAGAAATTAATGCCTGCTGAATTAGCCTCTTCTCTAATAGGTAATTTATACACCGGTTCCATTTTTATGGGATTACTTTCTACTTTAGCACATTTTTATGACACCAATAAAGAAATAACAAATTCTAAATTTGGGTTTCTAGCCTATGGAAGCGGTTCTAAATCTAAAGTTTTTGAAGGAGAAATTCAACCTGATTGGAAAAATGCAATAGCCAACAGCAATCTATTTGAAACCTTAGAAAAAAGTTTCGAAATTGACTTCCCAACTTATGAAAAACTGCATAAAAAAGAGCAGAAACAAAGCATTCTACTTCCAAAAAACGAATGGATTCTAGACAGAATAGAAAAAGAAATCCCAAATCTATTAGGAGCACGTTATTACAAATGGGTTGATTAG
- a CDS encoding PD-(D/E)XK nuclease family protein produces MTNTSFLDKIASVLIENYLDNLSNTIVVLPNKRAKIFLIEGLKNQVTSNIFSPEIISIEDFVQDIAGIRTIDPIELLFEFYEVYLSVTDKANQQSFELFANWAKTLLQDFNEIDRYLLDPSHVLSYLKDIEDIKKWGVEVENKTTLLEKYIDFWKLLPNYYQSLYTHLLNKGIGYQGLIYREAVNNLNHFSNSVQNKQFLFAGFNALNAAEEKIIQHLIAFDQAKIYWDVDQTFLNDPYHDAGLFVRRFKENWKHYKQHPFEWIVNDFSHTKNIQVIGTPKTIGQAKIVGSIIENVINENPNGKLDKVAVVLGEENLLVPLLYSLPSSVGALNITMGYSSKNNPAQILIAKLFKMHTNALSRNAKSYVLYYKDVLDILTHPLVEPYAKISSLVKIINQNNYTFITHDKLMELNAIPSELFLLLFQKWENGSIPVLKTISKLLQTIKENLSNDNEEEKITKAFVFAIFKVINKLINYYSKHEHIDKIETLYAIYKQVIDLAEVSFEGEPLNGLQIMGVLESRVLDFDTVIVTSMNEGKFPAGKSQNSFIPYDVKRELGLPTFKEKDAIYTYHFYHLLQRAKNIYLLYNTESEGLDAGEKSRFITQLEVEKQNNHTLTHEIYNAVLPETAYQPMVIPKSESVMVRLKEIAEKGFSPSALTSYIRNPIQFYFQKILRISEVEEVEENIALNTLGTIIHETLKVLYEPFIGKFISESNILNCFKQIDAEVLQQFKLVYKEGEIKKGRNLLAFEVAKRNVSNFLKVELESIKNGDAIKILALEQTFERILNHPNLPFPVLIKGNVDRIEERNGIIRIIDYKTGKVEKVSVTLKSWKGLTEDIKSDKIIQVLAYAYMYEHEAKGKPIEAGIISFKNLKAGFLPFNFKEDKEINAIINEEILSNYLEQMVLLLSEILDQNIPFEEKIN; encoded by the coding sequence ATGACAAACACTTCTTTTTTAGATAAAATAGCTTCCGTTCTAATTGAAAACTATTTAGATAATCTTTCGAATACTATTGTAGTTTTACCAAATAAACGAGCAAAAATCTTCTTAATTGAAGGACTGAAAAATCAGGTAACCTCAAATATTTTTTCTCCTGAAATTATAAGTATTGAAGATTTTGTTCAAGACATAGCGGGCATTCGTACGATTGATCCGATAGAACTATTATTCGAATTCTATGAAGTCTATTTGTCAGTTACTGATAAAGCAAATCAACAATCCTTTGAATTATTTGCGAATTGGGCGAAAACGCTTTTACAGGATTTTAATGAAATCGATCGGTATTTATTAGACCCGTCACATGTTCTTTCTTATCTGAAGGATATTGAAGATATCAAAAAATGGGGAGTCGAAGTCGAAAATAAGACTACATTATTAGAGAAATACATTGATTTTTGGAAACTTCTGCCTAATTACTATCAATCACTTTATACTCATTTATTGAATAAAGGAATCGGTTATCAAGGTTTGATTTACAGAGAAGCGGTAAACAATTTAAACCATTTTTCGAATTCAGTACAAAACAAACAATTTCTGTTTGCAGGTTTTAATGCATTGAATGCCGCCGAAGAAAAAATAATCCAACACCTTATTGCTTTTGATCAAGCCAAAATATATTGGGATGTAGATCAAACTTTTCTAAATGATCCCTATCATGATGCAGGATTGTTTGTACGCCGTTTCAAAGAAAATTGGAAACATTATAAACAGCATCCGTTTGAATGGATCGTAAATGATTTTTCGCACACAAAAAACATTCAGGTTATTGGAACGCCTAAAACAATTGGTCAAGCCAAAATAGTCGGAAGTATTATTGAAAATGTAATTAATGAAAATCCAAATGGAAAGCTAGATAAAGTAGCTGTGGTTCTTGGCGAGGAAAATCTTTTGGTTCCGCTTTTATATTCGTTGCCGTCAAGCGTTGGCGCTTTGAATATTACTATGGGTTATTCAAGTAAGAACAATCCGGCTCAGATTTTGATTGCCAAATTATTTAAAATGCACACGAATGCGTTGTCAAGAAATGCCAAAAGTTATGTATTGTATTACAAAGATGTATTGGATATTTTGACGCATCCTTTAGTGGAACCGTATGCAAAGATCAGTTCTCTGGTCAAGATTATCAATCAAAACAATTATACTTTTATTACGCATGATAAATTAATGGAATTGAATGCAATTCCAAGTGAGTTGTTTTTATTGTTATTCCAAAAATGGGAAAATGGGTCGATTCCGGTATTGAAGACGATTTCTAAATTATTGCAAACCATAAAAGAAAATTTAAGCAACGATAATGAAGAAGAAAAAATCACTAAAGCTTTTGTTTTTGCTATTTTCAAAGTGATTAATAAACTGATTAATTATTATTCGAAACACGAACATATTGATAAAATAGAAACGCTTTATGCCATTTACAAACAAGTCATTGATTTAGCGGAAGTTTCTTTTGAAGGAGAACCGTTGAATGGTTTGCAGATTATGGGCGTTTTAGAAAGTCGTGTTTTGGATTTTGACACCGTTATTGTCACTTCGATGAATGAAGGGAAATTTCCAGCAGGGAAATCTCAGAATTCATTTATTCCCTATGATGTGAAACGCGAATTAGGCTTGCCGACATTCAAAGAAAAAGATGCCATTTATACCTATCATTTCTATCATTTGTTGCAACGCGCCAAAAATATCTACTTGCTTTACAATACCGAAAGTGAAGGCCTTGATGCCGGAGAAAAAAGTAGATTCATAACGCAACTAGAAGTAGAAAAACAAAATAATCATACTCTTACACACGAAATTTATAATGCTGTGTTACCTGAAACGGCATATCAGCCGATGGTAATTCCAAAATCGGAAAGTGTGATGGTGCGATTGAAGGAAATTGCTGAAAAAGGGTTTTCTCCATCGGCATTGACGAGTTATATTCGGAATCCGATTCAGTTTTATTTCCAGAAGATTTTACGCATCAGCGAAGTCGAAGAAGTCGAGGAAAATATTGCTTTGAATACTTTGGGAACCATTATCCACGAAACACTAAAAGTTTTGTACGAGCCATTTATTGGTAAATTTATTTCAGAAAGTAATATTTTAAATTGTTTCAAACAAATTGATGCTGAGGTTCTTCAGCAATTCAAATTGGTTTATAAAGAAGGTGAAATAAAAAAAGGAAGAAATTTATTGGCGTTTGAAGTTGCTAAACGGAACGTTTCAAATTTCCTGAAAGTGGAACTGGAAAGTATTAAAAACGGCGATGCAATAAAAATTCTAGCTTTGGAACAAACTTTTGAGCGAATTTTAAATCATCCGAATTTGCCTTTTCCGGTATTGATAAAAGGAAATGTGGATCGAATTGAAGAACGTAACGGAATAATTCGAATTATCGATTATAAAACCGGAAAAGTAGAGAAAGTAAGTGTCACTTTGAAATCCTGGAAAGGATTAACTGAAGACATTAAAAGCGACAAAATCATTCAAGTGCTGGCGTATGCTTATATGTATGAGCACGAAGCAAAAGGCAAGCCAATTGAAGCCGGAATTATCTCTTTCAAGAATTTAAAAGCGGGATTTCTTCCGTTTAATTTTAAAGAAGACAAAGAAATAAATGCAATTATAAATGAAGAAATTTTGAGTAATTATCTCGAACAAATGGTTCTTTTATTAAGCGAAATTTTAGATCAGAATATTCCTTTTGAAGAAAAAATTAATTAG
- a CDS encoding TIGR00266 family protein, producing the protein MQAHEIDYHIYGEEMQYVEIELDPQEIVIAEAGSFMMMDNNIQMETIFGDGSGQENGLFGKLLSAGKRVLTGESLFMTAFINQNNTKSKVSFASPYPGKIIPIDLTQFGGKFICQKDSFLCAAKGVSVGIEFSKKLGRGLFGGEGFIMQKIEGDGMAFVHTGGTLAKKELAAGEILKVDTGCIVGFTKDVDYDIEFIGGIRNSIFGGEGLFYVKLRGPGTVYVQSLPFSRLADRIIASAPKAGGNSRDEGSLLGGLGSLLDGDRRF; encoded by the coding sequence ATGCAAGCACACGAAATAGACTACCACATTTACGGCGAGGAAATGCAATATGTGGAAATAGAATTGGATCCACAGGAAATTGTAATTGCCGAAGCGGGAAGTTTTATGATGATGGACAATAATATCCAAATGGAAACCATTTTTGGGGACGGTTCTGGGCAGGAAAACGGTTTGTTCGGTAAACTTTTAAGCGCCGGAAAAAGAGTGCTGACAGGCGAAAGTCTTTTTATGACTGCGTTCATCAACCAAAACAATACTAAAAGTAAAGTTTCCTTTGCATCGCCTTATCCTGGGAAAATAATCCCAATTGACTTGACCCAATTTGGTGGAAAATTCATTTGCCAAAAAGATTCTTTCCTTTGCGCTGCCAAAGGCGTTTCTGTTGGAATCGAATTCTCTAAAAAACTTGGTCGCGGACTTTTTGGCGGCGAAGGTTTCATCATGCAAAAAATAGAAGGCGACGGAATGGCATTTGTACATACCGGCGGAACATTAGCCAAAAAAGAATTAGCCGCAGGCGAAATACTAAAAGTCGACACAGGATGTATTGTAGGTTTTACCAAAGATGTCGATTATGACATTGAGTTTATTGGCGGCATCAGGAATTCCATTTTTGGTGGCGAAGGTTTGTTTTACGTCAAACTTCGCGGTCCCGGAACGGTTTACGTACAATCTTTACCTTTCAGCAGATTAGCGGATCGAATAATTGCTTCTGCTCCAAAAGCTGGCGGAAACAGTCGAGATGAAGGCAGTTTACTGGGTGGATTAGGAAGTTTGCTCGATGGCGATAGACGATTTTAA
- a CDS encoding succinate dehydrogenase cytochrome b subunit: MAKSALLKSSIAKKVAMALSGLFLMLFLAQHFFINMTSVFSSDTFNSISHFMGNNPLVQFVIQPVLIVGVVFHFIMGFVLDFKNRSARPISYAKNNGAANSSWASRNMIVSGSVILAFIALHFYDFWFPEMVYKYVNVNPLDATRYYPELVEKFENPVRTALYCLSFVLLSLHLNHGFSSSFQSVGFNNKYSKGLKNFGLGFAYVVPFGFIFIALFHHFNH; encoded by the coding sequence ATGGCAAAATCTGCATTATTGAAATCGTCAATAGCAAAAAAAGTAGCTATGGCACTTTCAGGACTTTTTTTGATGTTGTTTCTAGCACAGCATTTTTTTATCAATATGACGTCGGTCTTTAGTTCCGATACTTTTAACTCGATTTCTCATTTTATGGGGAATAATCCATTAGTTCAATTCGTAATTCAGCCTGTGTTGATTGTAGGGGTTGTTTTTCACTTTATTATGGGTTTTGTTTTGGATTTCAAAAATAGAAGTGCAAGACCTATTTCTTACGCAAAGAATAATGGAGCGGCAAATTCTTCTTGGGCTTCAAGAAATATGATTGTGAGCGGGTCAGTTATTTTGGCCTTTATTGCGTTGCATTTTTACGATTTCTGGTTTCCTGAAATGGTTTATAAATATGTAAATGTTAATCCATTAGATGCAACAAGATATTATCCTGAATTAGTAGAAAAATTTGAAAATCCAGTTCGCACCGCATTATATTGCTTGTCATTTGTATTGTTATCATTGCACTTAAACCATGGATTTAGTTCTTCTTTTCAATCGGTAGGATTTAATAACAAATATTCTAAAGGATTGAAAAATTTCGGATTAGGATTTGCTTATGTAGTTCCTTTCGGATTTATTTTTATTGCACTTTTTCATCATTTCAATCATTAA
- a CDS encoding alpha/beta fold hydrolase gives MKQILFKNTNISYSDTGKGTAIVLLHGFLENKGMWDFYIPEFAKKNRVITIDLLGHGKSECLSYVQTMEDNADAVHAVLSELRIRKAIFVGHSMGGYVALAFAELYSSTVKGLVLLNSTSRADSEDRKINRDRAIKAVKQSFINFISLSIANLFSETNRERLSSEIEQVKKEALKTPLQGIVASLEGMKIRKDREVLLHLTPYPKLLILGEKDPVLNYEETKEQIENTTVQFITFPDGHMSHIENQDQLLSVLLLFLKSI, from the coding sequence TTGAAACAAATTCTCTTTAAAAACACCAACATCTCCTATTCCGATACCGGGAAAGGAACCGCTATTGTCTTACTTCATGGTTTCCTGGAAAACAAAGGCATGTGGGATTTTTATATTCCAGAGTTTGCTAAAAAAAACCGTGTCATCACGATTGATTTATTGGGACATGGCAAATCGGAATGTTTGAGTTACGTACAAACGATGGAAGATAATGCTGATGCGGTTCATGCCGTTTTATCGGAACTGCGCATCCGAAAAGCCATTTTTGTAGGACATTCTATGGGCGGTTATGTAGCTTTGGCATTCGCCGAATTGTATTCTAGCACTGTAAAAGGATTAGTTTTATTAAACTCAACCTCAAGAGCTGATAGCGAAGATCGAAAAATAAATCGGGATCGAGCTATTAAAGCAGTAAAACAATCTTTCATCAATTTTATATCACTTTCCATCGCAAACTTATTCAGCGAAACCAATCGAGAGCGACTTTCGTCAGAAATTGAACAAGTAAAAAAGGAGGCTTTAAAAACGCCTTTGCAAGGAATCGTAGCCTCGCTAGAGGGAATGAAAATTAGAAAAGACAGGGAAGTTTTATTGCACCTTACCCCCTACCCAAAACTTTTGATTCTGGGCGAAAAAGATCCTGTTTTAAATTACGAAGAGACCAAAGAACAGATAGAAAACACTACTGTACAATTTATAACTTTTCCAGACGGACACATGAGTCACATTGAGAACCAAGACCAGTTATTAAGCGTATTGTTATTGTTTTTGAAAAGTATCTAA
- a CDS encoding AbiH family protein codes for MRKAFINMNRLVIIGNGFDLAHGLPTSYKDFIDDYWRGIKDSNHNDEFVSFDCNSKVEFENVKNIDCISKQFIALNQEVKFSEAEIYTEYGNNILTGKYPRAHILNYKNIFFRLINQKSIQNWVDVENEYYKQLKGIVNLKPVNTLVDKYEFEILRNNNIIKLNTEFNQVRDSLEKYLNDKIIIDEERMATISDLLKINRGTDEYFLEFPSQDQIELKDFYKEYSPNKIKEVITYCLNFNYTKTIDKYISFTKEHGEDRSFGKIENLQIHGRLNDNSNKINFGFGDEMDEDYNIIENLDDNEYLKNFKSFQYLQNSNYKNLLDFIDANKFQVLIMGHSCGLSDRTLLNTVFEHNNCRSIKVFYHETEDENGKVIKDNYTEIIQNISRHFNKKKLMRSKIVNKTLCKPLPQIQLPLK; via the coding sequence TTGAGAAAAGCATTTATAAATATGAACAGACTTGTGATTATTGGAAACGGATTTGATTTAGCGCACGGATTACCGACTTCTTACAAAGATTTTATTGATGACTATTGGAGAGGAATCAAAGATTCAAATCATAATGATGAGTTTGTTTCATTTGATTGTAACTCTAAGGTAGAGTTCGAGAATGTCAAAAATATTGATTGTATATCAAAACAATTTATTGCACTTAATCAAGAAGTAAAGTTTTCTGAAGCTGAAATTTATACGGAATATGGCAATAATATTCTAACTGGAAAATATCCAAGAGCTCATATTCTTAATTATAAAAATATTTTTTTTAGATTAATTAATCAGAAATCGATTCAGAATTGGGTTGATGTTGAAAATGAATATTACAAACAATTGAAAGGTATTGTTAATTTAAAACCTGTAAATACATTAGTAGATAAATATGAATTTGAAATTTTAAGAAACAATAATATAATAAAACTTAACACTGAGTTTAATCAAGTAAGAGATAGTTTAGAAAAATATCTCAATGATAAAATAATTATAGATGAAGAAAGAATGGCAACTATTTCTGATTTGTTAAAAATTAATAGAGGTACAGATGAATATTTTTTAGAATTCCCAAGTCAAGATCAAATAGAATTAAAGGATTTTTATAAAGAATATAGTCCTAATAAAATAAAGGAAGTAATTACTTATTGTTTGAATTTTAATTACACAAAAACTATTGATAAGTATATAAGTTTTACTAAAGAACATGGAGAAGATAGGAGTTTTGGGAAAATTGAAAATTTACAAATTCACGGAAGATTGAATGATAATAGTAACAAAATTAATTTTGGTTTCGGAGATGAAATGGATGAAGATTATAATATAATCGAAAATTTAGATGATAATGAATATTTAAAGAATTTTAAATCATTTCAATACTTGCAGAACTCTAATTATAAAAATCTACTTGATTTTATTGATGCTAATAAATTCCAAGTTCTGATTATGGGGCATTCTTGCGGATTATCGGATAGAACATTATTGAATACTGTTTTTGAACATAATAACTGTCGCTCTATCAAGGTTTTTTATCATGAAACAGAAGATGAGAATGGGAAAGTGATTAAAGATAATTACACTGAAATAATTCAAAATATTTCAAGGCACTTTAATAAGAAGAAATTAATGAGGTCAAAAATTGTGAACAAAACACTTTGTAAACCTTTGCCGCAAATTCAGCTTCCTTTAAAATAA
- a CDS encoding aminopeptidase P family protein — MKYHQIDRDLFIKNRTKFMAQMKPKSVAIFNSNDIYPISADSTMPFAQHRDIFYLSGVDQEESILLLFPDAPYEHQREMLFLKETSAHIAIWEGEKLTKERALEVSGIKTVYWLQDFEKILFEMMTHSETIYINTNEHYRATVETETREARFVKWWKEKYPAHTVAKSNPILQRLRSIKESEELDLIQKACNITELGFRRLLSFVKPNVTEYEIEAELIHEFIRNRSKGFAYTPIIASGNNANVLHYIENNQQCNAGDLVLLDVAAEYANYSSDMTRMIPVSGKFTSRQKDVYEAVLRVKNEATKMLTPGTLWKQYHFEVGKIMTSELLGLGLLDKADVQNENPEWPAYKKYFMHGTSHHMGLDTHDYGILTEQMQANMVFTVEPGIYIPAEGFGIRLEDNVIVQETGEPFNLMRNIPIEVDEIETLMNV; from the coding sequence ATGAAATACCATCAAATTGACCGGGATTTATTTATAAAAAATCGCACTAAATTCATGGCTCAAATGAAGCCAAAAAGCGTTGCTATTTTCAACTCTAATGATATTTACCCAATAAGTGCTGATAGCACAATGCCTTTTGCACAACACCGCGATATTTTTTATTTAAGTGGAGTCGATCAGGAAGAAAGTATTTTATTGCTTTTTCCAGATGCACCTTACGAACATCAAAGAGAGATGTTATTCCTGAAAGAAACCAGCGCGCACATTGCGATTTGGGAAGGTGAAAAACTGACCAAAGAACGCGCTCTGGAAGTTTCAGGAATAAAAACAGTGTATTGGCTGCAGGATTTCGAGAAAATTCTGTTCGAAATGATGACTCATTCGGAGACTATTTACATCAATACAAATGAGCATTATCGCGCAACGGTGGAAACCGAAACCCGTGAAGCCCGTTTTGTAAAATGGTGGAAAGAAAAATATCCGGCGCACACTGTTGCAAAAAGCAATCCAATATTGCAACGTCTTCGCTCCATAAAAGAAAGCGAAGAATTGGATTTAATCCAAAAAGCATGCAATATTACCGAACTTGGTTTTAGAAGATTATTGTCATTTGTAAAACCAAATGTAACCGAATACGAAATTGAAGCCGAACTGATTCATGAATTCATTCGCAACCGTTCCAAAGGTTTTGCCTATACACCAATTATTGCTTCGGGAAATAATGCCAATGTATTGCATTACATCGAAAATAACCAACAATGCAATGCCGGCGATTTGGTTTTACTAGATGTAGCTGCAGAATACGCCAATTATTCCAGTGATATGACTCGAATGATTCCTGTTTCAGGAAAATTTACTAGCAGACAAAAGGACGTTTACGAAGCTGTTCTTCGCGTAAAAAATGAAGCAACCAAAATGCTTACTCCAGGAACACTCTGGAAACAATACCATTTCGAAGTGGGGAAAATTATGACTTCTGAATTACTAGGTTTAGGGTTGCTGGACAAAGCCGATGTTCAAAACGAAAACCCGGAATGGCCTGCTTACAAAAAATATTTCATGCATGGAACTTCCCACCACATGGGATTAGACACGCACGATTATGGAATCCTGACAGAGCAAATGCAAGCCAATATGGTTTTCACCGTAGAACCGGGAATCTACATTCCGGCTGAAGGTTTCGGAATCCGTTTAGAGGACAATGTAATCGTTCAGGAAACTGGTGAACCATTTAATTTAATGCGCAACATTCCTATTGAAGTGGACGAAATTGAAACGCTGATGAACGTTTAA
- a CDS encoding fumarate reductase/succinate dehydrogenase flavoprotein subunit has protein sequence MALDSKIPSGPISDKWTNYKDHINLVNPANKRNLDIIIVGTGLAGGSAAATLAELGYNVKAFCFQDSPRRAHSIAAQGGINAAKNYKGDGDSVHRLFYDTVKGGDYRAREANVHRLAEVSGNIIDQCVAQGVPLAREYGGLLDNRSFGGTLVSRTFYAQGQTGQQLLLGAYSAMNRQIGRGKVKMHNRHEMLDLVIVNGKARGIIARNLVTGEIERHSAHAVVIASGGYGNVFFLSTNAMGSNATAAWKIHKKGAFFANPCYTQIHPTCIPVSGDHQSKLTLMSESLRNDGRIWVPAKLEDAQAIREGKKKATDLSEVERDYFLERRYPAFGNLVPRDVASRAAKERCDAGFGVNKTGEAVYLDFAAAIQRYGNEQAYVKGLDTKDTKLVTKLGTEIVKSKYGNLFQMYYKIVDEDPYTSPMMIYPAVHYTMGGTWVDYNLQTTIPGCFSIGESNFSDHGANRLGASALMQGLADGYFVLPYTIGDYLAPDIKMGTISTDLPEFIAAEKAVKDQIDKFINNKGTHSVDYFHKKLGKIMWDKVGMARNEKGLNEAIVEIAALREEFYKEVKVPGDANGLNQELEKATRVADFLELGELFAKDALHRNESCGGHFREEYQTEEGEAQRDDENFAYVAAWEYTGKPSEAVLHKEPLVFDNVKLVQRSYK, from the coding sequence ATGGCATTAGATTCAAAAATTCCTAGCGGTCCAATTTCGGACAAATGGACAAATTATAAAGATCATATTAATTTAGTAAACCCTGCTAACAAACGTAATTTAGATATAATTATAGTTGGTACAGGTTTAGCTGGAGGTTCTGCTGCTGCAACTTTAGCAGAATTAGGATATAACGTAAAAGCTTTTTGCTTTCAAGATTCACCACGTCGTGCGCACTCAATTGCTGCACAAGGGGGGATTAATGCTGCAAAAAATTATAAAGGAGATGGTGACTCTGTTCACAGATTGTTTTACGATACTGTAAAGGGTGGAGATTATCGTGCTCGTGAGGCTAACGTACACCGTCTAGCTGAAGTTTCAGGAAATATTATTGACCAGTGTGTGGCACAAGGTGTTCCATTGGCCCGTGAGTATGGCGGATTGTTAGATAACCGTTCTTTTGGAGGAACTTTGGTTTCTCGTACTTTTTATGCGCAAGGGCAAACAGGTCAGCAATTGCTTTTGGGTGCTTATTCAGCTATGAATCGTCAAATAGGTCGTGGTAAAGTAAAAATGCACAACCGTCACGAAATGCTGGATTTAGTAATTGTAAATGGAAAAGCAAGAGGAATCATCGCTCGTAACTTAGTTACTGGTGAAATAGAAAGACACTCAGCTCACGCTGTTGTTATTGCTTCTGGAGGATATGGAAACGTTTTCTTCTTATCGACTAATGCAATGGGATCTAATGCTACTGCAGCATGGAAAATCCATAAAAAAGGAGCTTTCTTCGCAAATCCTTGTTACACACAAATTCACCCAACTTGTATTCCAGTTTCTGGAGATCACCAATCGAAACTGACATTAATGTCGGAATCATTGCGTAATGATGGTCGAATCTGGGTTCCTGCAAAACTAGAAGATGCGCAAGCTATTCGTGAAGGAAAGAAAAAAGCAACCGACTTATCAGAAGTTGAAAGAGATTATTTCTTAGAAAGAAGGTATCCTGCTTTTGGTAACTTAGTGCCTCGTGATGTAGCTTCACGTGCTGCCAAAGAAAGATGTGATGCTGGTTTTGGAGTAAACAAAACAGGAGAAGCAGTTTATTTGGATTTTGCCGCAGCTATTCAACGTTACGGAAATGAGCAAGCATATGTAAAAGGTTTGGATACTAAGGATACTAAATTAGTAACTAAATTAGGTACTGAAATTGTTAAAAGCAAATACGGGAACTTGTTCCAGATGTATTATAAAATTGTAGATGAGGATCCTTATACTTCTCCAATGATGATTTACCCTGCGGTACATTATACAATGGGTGGTACTTGGGTTGATTATAATTTACAAACTACTATTCCAGGTTGTTTCTCTATCGGGGAATCAAACTTCTCAGATCATGGAGCGAACCGTTTGGGAGCTTCGGCTTTGATGCAAGGTTTAGCTGATGGTTATTTTGTATTGCCTTATACAATAGGTGATTATTTAGCTCCAGATATCAAAATGGGAACAATTTCTACAGATTTACCTGAGTTTATAGCTGCTGAGAAAGCGGTTAAAGATCAGATTGATAAATTCATAAACAATAAAGGAACACATTCTGTTGACTATTTCCATAAGAAATTAGGGAAAATTATGTGGGATAAAGTTGGAATGGCTCGTAACGAAAAAGGACTTAATGAAGCAATTGTAGAAATCGCTGCTTTACGTGAAGAGTTCTACAAAGAAGTAAAAGTTCCTGGTGATGCCAATGGCTTGAATCAAGAATTAGAAAAAGCAACTCGTGTTGCCGATTTCCTTGAATTGGGAGAATTATTCGCTAAAGATGCCTTACATCGTAATGAATCTTGTGGAGGACATTTCCGTGAAGAATATCAAACAGAAGAAGGTGAAGCGCAACGTGACGATGAGAATTTCGCATACGTAGCGGCATGGGAATATACCGGAAAACCAAGTGAAGCTGTATTGCACAAAGAGCCGTTGGTATTTGATAACGTGAAATTAGTTCAAAGAAGTTATAAATAG